The DNA sequence TGGTGCCGAACAGCACCACGGCGATGATGCCCATCACCTTCTGCGCGTCGTTGGTGCCGTGGCTGTAGGAGAAGATGGCCGAGGACACCAGTTGCAGCCGCCGGAACCAGGAGTCCACCTTCAAGGGCGTGGAGCGCCGGACGATCCACGTGCTCGCCACCATCATCATCGTGCCCAGCGTCACGCCGATGAGCGGGGAGAGCACGATGAAGGCGACGATCTTCGCGATGCCCGAGCCGACGAGGCCCGAGGGGCCGAGCACTGGCAGCGTGGCGCCGATCATCCCTCCGGCCAGCGCGTGGGACGAGGAGGAGGGCAGCCCCCACCACCACGTCAGCAGGTTCCACACGATGGCGCCCATCAGCGCGGAGAAGATGACCATCAGCACGCCGGTGGAGCCCTGCGCACGCAGCATCTCGAAGTCGATGATGCCCTTGCCCATGGTGTTGGCCACCTTCACCCCACCGCCGAACGCCGCGATGAAGTTGAAGAAGGCCGCCCAGGCCACCGCCAGGTTCGGCGACAGCACGCGCGTGGACACCACCGTGGCGATGGAGTTGGCCGCGTCGTGGAAGCCGTTGATGAAGTCGAAGATGAGCGCGAGCGCGACGATGGTGATGACAGAGATGAGCAGCATCTCAGGAGTGCTCCAGGACCACGCCCTCGATGACGTTGGCCACGTCGTTGCACTTGTCCGTCGCCGTCTCGATGAGGTCGTAGATCTCCTTCCACTTGATGATGGTCAGGGTATCCGCGCCGCTCTTGAAGAGCCGCCCCATCCCGGAGCGCAGCGCCTCATCCGCCTGCGACTCCAGCTTCTTGATGTCCTTGCAGCCGGCGAGGATCTGATCAGGCCGCTTGATGAGCCGCAGCGCGGCCACCACCTCGCGGACCTTCTCCGTACACAGCACCAGCAGCCGCGCCAGCTCCGTGGCGTCCGGCAGGCTGGAGGGAATCTCGTAGTAATGCAGCCGCGCCGCCGCCGCGTTGGTCAGGTCCAACACGTCGTCGATGCGCGAGAGCAGCGAGTGGATCTGCGTGCGGTCGAACGGGGTGATGAACTGCTTGTGCAGGCGGTTGAAGGCCGTGTGCGTCACCTCATCGCCCTTGTGCTCGATGTCCTTGAGCGCCTGCACCCGCGCGGGCACGTCCCGGTAGTCACTGAGCAGCGCGTGCAACATCTTCGCGCCTTCCACCGTCACCGCGCACTGCGCGTCGAAGTCGTCGAAGAACTCGTCGGACTTCGGCATCAACTTCTGGAGCATTCCGCCTCCTGCTTGCGCCCGGCATCTGGGCGCGCTCGGCGGGAGGCCGCGACACAATCGCGACACTCCCGTTACGGAGGCGTCACCTACCCTACCTGTAGAGAATCTCCAGTGCTCTGTGAGGTGGGGGGGTGTTTCACATGTAGGCGCAGCGGCTTACGCCACGCCACCGCCCTTGTACGTCCAGTGCCAGTGCTCACCGGCCACGTCGTTCTTGAAGCCGTACTTGGCCGCGTTGTTCTTCAGCCAGTTGTAAGCCTTGGTGTTGTAGCCCCCGATGCCGCCGATATCCATGGAGATACCGTTCTGGTGGTTGGAGTAGCCGGGCTTGGCCGCCAGGTTGCCCGTGCCGTTGAGGTACTTCTGATAGAGGACCTTCTGCTCCTCCATGGAGCGGAAGCCGCTGGTGGCCGTCAGGTTGATGCCGGCCGCCTTGGCCGCCTTCTGCATGGCCATGAAGTTCTTCGCCGCGTCGGCGCGCATGTACTTGCCGTTGCCCACCGGCACCACGGTGATGGTGGAGGGCTTGCCCTGCACGTACGCCGTCACCTGCTTGGAGCCCGCCGGGGTGCCCGGGTTGGACACCGCGCCGCCCTTGAGCGCCGCCCACGTCTTCGGCCCGACGACGCCGTCAGCCACCAGGCCCTTGGAGCTCTGGAACTTCTTCACCGCCGCCTCGGTCTTCGGACCAAAGTCCCCGTCGGCCGAGATGTTGTAGCCCTTGTTGCGCAGCAGGTTCTGCAGCTGCGTCACCGCCGCGCCCTTCGAGCCATTGCGGAGCGTGGGCTGGCTGCTGGTGGCGGAGAGGCTCGTGGCCTGGGTGCGCGTCGCGCTAACGGTGGTCATGGGGGAAAGACCTCATTTCTTGAAAGAAGAGAGAACCTGCCTGGTTATCGCCAGGATCAGGTCCGGGTTGCGCCCAACCCCCACATTCTCCCCCTCATGTTTTCCGGTTTTCGAGGCGCGGCGCGTCAAAAACCCAGTCATTCCGAGCGTTTGAAGTCCTCGGAGCGCACCCCATAGCGCTTGAGGAGCCGGTGCAGGCTCTCGCGCTCCATTCCGGCGCGATCGGCCGCGTGGGTGACGTTGCCGCTGAACTCCTGCATGAGGGCCGTGAGGTAGTCGCGGGACACGGCGTCGCGGGCGCTGTCCACCGCCTCCCGGTAGGGCAGCTTCGCCAGGCTCTCGGGCGGCAGGGCCCCGCCTCCAGCGGAGCGCCCCAGCTCCGGCGGCAGGTCCTCGAGCTGAATGCGCGGGCCCTGGGCCACCGCCACCGCTCGCGCCACCGCGTTCTCCAATTGCCGCACGTTGCCCGGCCACGGAGCGCTCGTGAGGGCGCGCAGTGCCTCGGGCGTGAAGCCCTCCAGCGGACGTCCGGCCTTGGCGAGGAAGTGCAGCGCCAGCAGCGGCAGGTCCTCGCGCCGCTCGCGCAACGGGGGCATGCGCACGGTGAAGACGTTGAGCCGGTAGTAGAGGTCCTCGCGGAAGCGCCCGGCGGCCACCTCCGCCTGGAGGTCCCGGTGGGTGGCCGCCACCACGCGTGCGTCCACCTTGATGGGCGTGGTGGTGCCCACGCGCCGTACCTCCTTCTCCTGCAGCGCGCGGTTGAGCTTCACCTGCACCGGCAGTGGCAGCTCACCCACCTCGTCCAGGAAGAGCGTGCCGCCGCTGGCCTCCTCGAAGAGCCCCACCCGCGCCGCCGTAGCTCCGGTGAAGGCGCCCTTCGCGTGGCCGAACAGCTCGCTCTCCACCAGCTCCGCTGGCAGCGCCCCGCAGTTCACCGCCACGAAGGGACCGGCTCGCCGTGGGCTCTCGGCGTGTACCGCGCGGGCCGCCAGCTCCTTGCCCGTTCCTGTCTCGCCCAGCAGCAACACCGTGAAGTCGCGCGCCGCGCCCTGCGCCAGCATCGCGCACGCCTGCCGCATGGGCGCGCTGGTGCCCAGCAGCCCGTGGAAGTCCGGCGCCGCCGCGAGCTTCTCCTTCAGCCCCTCCGTCTCCTGTTGCTGCCGCCTCCGGGCCAGCGCCCGTGCCACCACCAGCGCCACCTCGTCCGGATCGAATGGCTTGGAGAGGTAGTCGTAGGCGCCCTCACGCATGGCCTCCACCGCCTTGGGGATGCTGGCGTACGCGGTGACGAGCACCACCTCGGTGGACGGCGCGCGCCGCTTCACCTCGCGCAGCACCGCGAAGCCGTCCGCTCCTGGCATCTGGATGTCCGTCACCACCACGTCGAACTCGCGCGAGGCCAGCAGCGCGAGCGCCCGCTCCCCGTCCCCCGCTGTCGTCACCGCGTAGGCCTCTCCGAGGATGCGCGAGAACAGCTTGAGCATGTTCTCCTTGTCGTCCACCACCAGGACGCTCGGCCGGCTCGCTTCGCTCATACGCCCTCCCCGGCCGGCGGCAGGTGCAGCGTGAAGCGTGCGCCTCCCAGCGGCCCCGTGTCCGCCTCGATGCGCCCGCCGTGCGCGTGGGCGATCGCCTGGCTCACCGCGAGCCCCAGCCCCGTGCCCGAGGCCTTCGTCGTGAAGAACGGCTCGAAGAGGCGCGGGCGGTCCTCCGGCTTCACCCCCGGCCCTGAGTCCGACACCGCCACGCTGGCGCCTCCATCCGCGCGGCCTTCGATTCGCACCTCCACCCGCCCGGTGCCTCCCGCTGCCTCGGCCGCGTTCTTCACCAGGTTGAAGAGCACCTGCCGCACCCGCTGCGGGTGGATCCACGCCGGCGCGTCTCCCTCCACCCGCACCTGGGCGCTCCCCAGCCGCGCCGCCTCCTGGAGCCGCGCCACCACCTCGTCACAGACCTCTCGCAGCGCCACGCGCTCCACCGCCACCCGCCCCGGCCGCGCCAGGTCCAGCAGCCCCTCCACGATTTCCTGGCAGCGCACCGCTTCCTCCTCCACCACCTTGAGGTCCTCGGCGAGCGGGCCTTGCGCCTTGCGCTGCAGCAGCCGCACGTAGCCGAGGATGACGCCCAGCGGGTTGTTGATCTCGTGCGCCACGCCCGCCGCCAGCCGGCCGATGCCCGCGAGCTTCTCGTGCTGGACGAGCTGCTCCTGGTGCGCGCGCAGCGCCTCCGTCATCCGGTTGAACTGGGCCGCCAGGCCTCCGAACTCCCCCGGCTCGTCCTCGGGGATGCGGGTGTCCAGCTCTCCGCGCGCCAGCCGCGCCGCCCCCTCCGTCAGCCGCGCCACCGGACGCGCCACCGAGTTGCCGATGTAGAGCCCCACGCCCGCCGCGAACAGCGTGGCCCCGCCCAGCAGCAGCAGCGTCCACTGGAAGCTGGTGTGCTCCACCGCGCCCACGTGCTCCTCGAACGAGCCGATGGACGCATCGAACCTGCGCGCCAGCGCGTCCGCTCGGGCCTGGATGACGGACACCAGCTCCAGCGCACGCCCGTGGGCGGCCGTCACCGC is a window from the Hyalangium ruber genome containing:
- a CDS encoding inorganic phosphate transporter, which translates into the protein MLLISVITIVALALIFDFINGFHDAANSIATVVSTRVLSPNLAVAWAAFFNFIAAFGGGVKVANTMGKGIIDFEMLRAQGSTGVLMVIFSALMGAIVWNLLTWWWGLPSSSSHALAGGMIGATLPVLGPSGLVGSGIAKIVAFIVLSPLIGVTLGTMMMVASTWIVRRSTPLKVDSWFRRLQLVSSAIFSYSHGTNDAQKVMGIIAVVLFGTIWKDREFHIDTWMILSCHAAIALGTFFGGWRIVRTMGHSLTKLAPIGGFCAETGGGVTIIALAKLGIPVSTTHTITGAIVGVGSTKGWRAVKWGMAGRILWAWVFTIPAAALVAVLVYGLTRLVVGLVG
- a CDS encoding DUF47 domain-containing protein, translated to MLQKLMPKSDEFFDDFDAQCAVTVEGAKMLHALLSDYRDVPARVQALKDIEHKGDEVTHTAFNRLHKQFITPFDRTQIHSLLSRIDDVLDLTNAAAARLHYYEIPSSLPDATELARLLVLCTEKVREVVAALRLIKRPDQILAGCKDIKKLESQADEALRSGMGRLFKSGADTLTIIKWKEIYDLIETATDKCNDVANVIEGVVLEHS
- a CDS encoding M15 family metallopeptidase yields the protein MTTVSATRTQATSLSATSSQPTLRNGSKGAAVTQLQNLLRNKGYNISADGDFGPKTEAAVKKFQSSKGLVADGVVGPKTWAALKGGAVSNPGTPAGSKQVTAYVQGKPSTITVVPVGNGKYMRADAAKNFMAMQKAAKAAGINLTATSGFRSMEEQKVLYQKYLNGTGNLAAKPGYSNHQNGISMDIGGIGGYNTKAYNWLKNNAAKYGFKNDVAGEHWHWTYKGGGVA
- a CDS encoding sigma-54-dependent transcriptional regulator, encoding MSEASRPSVLVVDDKENMLKLFSRILGEAYAVTTAGDGERALALLASREFDVVVTDIQMPGADGFAVLREVKRRAPSTEVVLVTAYASIPKAVEAMREGAYDYLSKPFDPDEVALVVARALARRRQQQETEGLKEKLAAAPDFHGLLGTSAPMRQACAMLAQGAARDFTVLLLGETGTGKELAARAVHAESPRRAGPFVAVNCGALPAELVESELFGHAKGAFTGATAARVGLFEEASGGTLFLDEVGELPLPVQVKLNRALQEKEVRRVGTTTPIKVDARVVAATHRDLQAEVAAGRFREDLYYRLNVFTVRMPPLRERREDLPLLALHFLAKAGRPLEGFTPEALRALTSAPWPGNVRQLENAVARAVAVAQGPRIQLEDLPPELGRSAGGGALPPESLAKLPYREAVDSARDAVSRDYLTALMQEFSGNVTHAADRAGMERESLHRLLKRYGVRSEDFKRSE
- a CDS encoding sensor histidine kinase, which encodes MRPPSGTTRKLLLAFGALVALFAAASVFALGRLSDIHEGTHTLQAASGRVRDALELATAVRDQYAHLAHTIILGNDSHARFHAESRARVEALTRRLWEQARDAEERAWVGDIQESGDALDRLYRETLLPAVVAKDHAAVTAAHGRALELVSVIQARADALARRFDASIGSFEEHVGAVEHTSFQWTLLLLGGATLFAAGVGLYIGNSVARPVARLTEGAARLARGELDTRIPEDEPGEFGGLAAQFNRMTEALRAHQEQLVQHEKLAGIGRLAAGVAHEINNPLGVILGYVRLLQRKAQGPLAEDLKVVEEEAVRCQEIVEGLLDLARPGRVAVERVALREVCDEVVARLQEAARLGSAQVRVEGDAPAWIHPQRVRQVLFNLVKNAAEAAGGTGRVEVRIEGRADGGASVAVSDSGPGVKPEDRPRLFEPFFTTKASGTGLGLAVSQAIAHAHGGRIEADTGPLGGARFTLHLPPAGEGV